A genomic region of Venturia canescens isolate UGA chromosome 7, ASM1945775v1, whole genome shotgun sequence contains the following coding sequences:
- the LOC122414160 gene encoding uncharacterized protein yields MHSGRTLAIEGEKQVQCLVQSVSSTTHSYTIQPTISADGKLLSPLFLVLKEPTGKIGPLVEKTLFRPDNVYIEVSKSGKLTSDHFKIWLEHVFFPKVGPKSLLLIDSWTGHCPQAVLNVKPSNRDVKVMIIPKETTGKIQPLDVFGFRVWKNFVRHFSDTCLLMNYNIDLHLRNNIIKLQSLVHNQLSSRHYIDLFKYSWYKSGYIEEKPANFENPVDFAFGDSCNSHCEVPGCENVAIVRCSWCKK; encoded by the exons ATGCATTCAGGAAGAACTTTAGcgatcgaaggagaaaagcaagtacaatgtcttgtGCAATCAGTCTCTTCTACGACTCACAGTTACACTATTCAGCCGACTATATCAGCTGACGGCAAGCTGctatctcctctatttttagttttaaaagaaccaactggcaagattggtccattagtggagaaaacgcttttcagacccgataatgtgtacatagaagtatccaagtctGGGAAGCTTACTTCAG atcattttaaaatttggttggagcatgtatttttcccgaaagttggcccaaaatcattattactgattgattcttggACTGGACACTGTCCCCAAGCTGTACTTAATGTGAAACCTTCAAATAGAGATGTCAAAGTAATGATTATACCTAAAGAAActaccggaaaaatccaacccctcgatgtttttggattccgagtatggaaaaattttgttagacatttttctgatacttgtctattgatgaattataatattgatttgcatttgagaaataatatcaTAAAGCTGCAGTCACTCGTTCATAACCAACTGTCGTCACGACATTATAtagatcttttcaaatattcttggtacaaaagtggttatatagaagaaaaaccagccaattttgaaaatcctgtagactttgcatttggagattcttgcaactcacattgtgaagttccaggatgtgaaaatgttgctattgttcgctgttcctggtgtaaaaagtag